AGCAGCTCGGGATCCAGCCCTATGTGCTGAAATTCTGGGAAGGGGAGTTCCCCCAACTCGGGCGGCGCCTGGGGGCCAAGCGGCTCTACGGCGCCGAAGAGCTGAAAATTCTCTCGGAGATCCAGCGCCTGGTGGAGGGTGAGCGCCTCAACCTGGGCCAGGCCCGGGAAGAGCTGGCTCGCGCTTTCCCCTCGGATGAAGCGCCGGAGCCCGGCCCGGCCCCGCCCCCCGCGGCGGCGCCCCCCAGCGGCGGGGAGAGCGTGCTGAACGAGGCGAAGGAGAAGATCCGCCGCCTGGAGGAGCAGGTGGCGGCTCTCGAGGTCCAGCTGGCCGAGAAGGACGCCGAAGTGGAGAGCCTGCGCCACCGGCACCAGCAGGCCGCCAAGGCCGCCGCCGAAGTGGAACGGGAACGGGACACCATGGCCCAGCGCGTGGACCGCCTGGAAGCCGCCGCCGGCCGGCTGGAGAGCCACAGCCGGCAGCTCGAAGAAGAGCTCGAGGCGGCGCGGGCCGACAACGCCCGCCTCGATGCCGCGCTCGCCTCCCAGCGAGAGGCGGGGGCGGACCAGCACCGCCGGATGCTGGACCGACTCCGCCTGGCTCACGAGGAGATCCAGGCCCTGGGCCAGGCCCTCGACGAGGTGTACCGGGCCCTGACGCCGTCCTCTTCGGAGTAACTGCGGGACCCGGGAGGCGGCCCGAAAAAGTGCGGGCCGAAGGGTGGGGCGGCGCCCCGACTTCGGTGCTAGAATCCCCTGCCGTCGACGGGCGTGGCCGTGGGGCGACCCCACCCAGGCTGCTTGGCCCGTCGGCTGTCAGCACCCGGTCGGGGCGTGGCGCAGCCTGGTAGCGCACTCGCTTGGGGTGCGAGTGGTCGTCCGTTCAAATCGGATCGCCCCGACCAATTCAACCCCTGCTTTCCCGTCGTTCACCAGATGCCCAGCCGGTCCTTGACCTCGTCGCTGGCCATCTCGGCCGGGTCCCAGGGCGGATCCCAGACCAGGTCGACGGTGGCGCTCTCCACCTCGTCGAGGGATTCCACCGCGGCTTTCGTAGCGGCGATGATCTGGGGGCCGAGGGGGCACATGGGCGAGGTGAGGGTCATCGCCACCTTGACCGAGCCGCTGTCCGGGGGGACCTCCACGTCGTAGATCAGTCCCATGTCGACGATGGAAAATCCCACCTCGGGGTCCTGAACGGGGCGAATCGCTTCGATCACCTTCTGCTTGTCGAGAGCCATGTTGCTAGTCTCCTGATCTGTGGAGGGAGCCCTCCGGGTCTGGGGCGCAGTCGTCGAGCAGGGCATCGAGGCATTGCCACGGCAGCAGGGTGCAGGGGCGTCGGGCGGCGAGCCGGCGCACGCCGCCCAGGGCCTCGAGTTCGCCGAGTTCCACCTCGGTCTCCTGGTCGTCGTCGGTCGCGGTGAGATAGGCCTGTACGGCCCGGGAAAGGCGTCGGGCGGCCTCGACCTCGATCCCGGCCAGCCGCTCGGCGAGCATGGAGGCGGAGGCCACCGACAGGCTGCAGCCCCGAGTCCGAGCGCTGACGGCACGTATGCAACCGTCCGCCAGCTCCAGCTCCAGGGACAGGCGATCGCCGCAGAGGGGGTTGCGTGACTCCCTCCTGCAGGTGGGGCGCTCGAGGGGCCTGGCGCCCCGGGGGTCGCGAAAATGGTCGAGGAGAATCTCCTGCCAGGTGTCGGGATCGTACTCAGGAGCGTTTGCCGAAGAGTTTTCGCGCACGGATGATCCCCTCGATCAGGGTGTCGACTTCCTCCCGCGTATTGTAGACGCCGAAGGAGGCCCTGGCGCTGGCCGCGATTCCGAGGCGCTGGTGGAGCGGTTGTGCGCAGTGGTGTCCCGCGCGAATCGCGATGCCCCGGCTGTCGAGGAAGGCCGCCAGGTCCTGGGCATGAACGTCACGGTCGACGAAGGTCACCAGGCCCGACTTGAGGTCGCCGCGGAAGGGGCCGTAGACGGTCACACCGCCGAGTTCCCGCAGCCGATCGAGGGCGTAATCCGTCAGTTCCACGCTGTGACGGCGTACCCGCTCCATGCCCAGGGACATCAAGTACTCCGCCGCTGCGGCCAATCCGAGCGCTCCCGCCACGTTGGGGGTGCCGGCCTCGAAGCGGTGGGGCGGCGCGGCGAAGGTGGTCTTGTCGAAGGTGACGGTTTCGATCATCTCGCCGCCGCCGTGGAAGGGCTCCATGGCCTCGAGTCTCTCCCGGCGGCCGACCAGCGCGCCGACGCCCATCGGACCGTAGAGCTTGTGCCCGGAGAAGGCTAGGAAGTCGCAGCCGAGGTCGTGGAAGTTCACCGGCATGTGGGGGACGGACTGGGCGCCGTCCACCACGCACAGGGCTTCGGGGGCCGCCTGGCGCACCTGGGCGATCATCTCCCGCACCGGATTGACCGTGCCCAGCACGTTGGAGGCATGGACCAGCGAGAAGACGCGGATCTTTTCCGTCAGCAGGCTGCGGAAGCTCTCCTGGCAGAGCTGCCCCGAGGGCTCGAAGGGCACGTAGAGCAGCCGGGCCCCCACCTCCCTGGCCAGGATCTGCCAGGGCACGATATTCGAGTGGTGCTCCATCTCGGTCAGCAGCACCACGTCGCCGGCGCGCAGGTGGCGCCGTGCCCAGGCGTAGGCCAGCAGGTTGAGGGACTCGGTGGTCGAGCGCGTCCAGACCACCTGGGAGGCGTCCGCGCCCACCATCCGGGCGACGACGGCCCGGGCGTTTTCGTAGGCTTCCGTGGCCTCCTCCGCCAGTGTATGAGCGCCGCGATGCACGTTGGCATTCAGGCGCTCGTAGTAGTCGACCAGGGTGTCGATCACCACCTGGGGTTTCTGGCTGGTGGCGGCGCTGTCCAGGTAGACCAGGGGCTTGCCGTGGATGCGCCGGTCCAGGATGGGGAAGTCCCGTCGGATCGCTTCGACGTTCAGCCGGCCGTGGGCGTCGAGGCGGGGATCCCGTTCCGCAGGTGATACGCCCGCACTCATTTCAGCCCTCCAGCTGCCGGCGGACGAGTTGTCGCAGGGCTTGACGACAGTTTTCCACCGGCACCTTCTCGATCAGGGGTTCGAAAAAGCCCGTGACCACCAGGCGGATGGCCTCTTCCCGGGGCAACCCGCGGGAGGCGAGGTAGTAGAGCATCGTCTCGTCTACCGGTCCCACGGTGGCGCCGTGCTTGGCCTGCACGTCATCGGTCATGATTTCCAGCTCAGGCAGGGATACCGCCCGGGCCCGCTCCGAGAGCAGCAGGTTGCGATTTTCCTGCCAGGCCTCAGCGCGCTCACCCTGTTCGCCGATCCACAGCAACCCCGTGGCCGCCGATCGTGCCTCGTCGGCCAGAACGGCGCGCACGTCCATACCGCTGCGGCAGTCGGGGGCGTGGAGGCGTTGCACGGTGTGATGGTCGAACCGCTGGCGGCCCCGGCCATAGACCAGGCCGAAAACGTTGGACTCGGCTCCGCGGCCTAGCAGTTCGGCCCGCAGATCGGCCTTGACCACGCCGCCGCCGAAGGAGCCGAAGACGTAGTCCAGCCGCGCCCCGGCGGCGAGGTGGACAGCCGTGGTGGTGTGCAGGACAGAGCCCGCGGGAGCGTCCTGGATGCTGACGTAGTTCAGGCCGGCCCCGTCTTCAAGGACGATCTCCACGCTGCGGTGAAGCATGGCTCCGGCCTCGATTGGGGCGGGGCTGCTCACCTCGTCGACCAGGGTCAGCGTGGCGCCGCGTTCGACGACGATCAGTGTGCGGGGCAGGAGCACGCCCTCGGCACCGGAGAGGTCGGTGTGGGTTCGCAGGGTCTGAGTCGGGTGGGTGCCGGCCGGTACGCGCACCAGCAGCCCGCCGGACCACAAGGCGGCATGGAGCGCCGCGAACAGGGAGTCGTCCGCCGGGAGCACGTGCCCCAGGTGACGCTGGAGCAGTTCGGGCAGCTCGCGGGCGGCCGTCGCCAGGTCCATGACCACCAGGCCCTCGCCGTGGGCCGGGGGGTGTTCGCTGCGGGCCGCGGTGGGACGCAGCGGAGTTCCCGCCGGGAAGAGCAGCCGGCGGGGGTTGGTGTAGCGCCAGCGATGCTGGCTGCGCGGTGGAAGTTCGAGCTGGGCGCGGAGCTGCCAGGCCTGCTCGCGCACCCGGCGCAGCCACTCGGGCTCGCCGGCCGAAATCGTTTCGAAGGCCTGGCGTTCCATTTCCTGTTGCGTGATCTCGTTCACCTTGCCTGTCCCATCTGCCGGGCGTCGAAGCCCGGTTGCTTGGCGTGGAATCCGGGGTCTAGCCGACGGATCCTTCCATTTCGAGTTCGATCAGCCGGTTGAGTTCCACGGCGTACTCCATGGGCAGCTCCCGGGTGAAGGGCTCGATGAAGCCGTTGACGATCATCATCGTGGCCTGCTCCTGGCTCAGTCCGCGACTCATCAGGTAGTAGAGCTGGTCCTCGCCGACCCGGCTCACCGTCGCCTCGTGTTCCACGTTGACGGATTCCTCGGCCACCTCCATGGTGGGATAGGTGTCCGAACGGGAGTGCGGGTCGAGAATCAACGCGTCGCACTGCACGTTGATCCGGCATCCGGTGGCGCCGGGGTTGACCTTCACCAGGCCGCGGTAGGAGCCTCGCCCGCCATCTTTGGAGATCGACTTGGAGGTGATGCGGGAGGTCGTGTTGGGTGCCGCGTGGATCATCTTGGCCCCGGCGTCCTGGTTCTGGTCCCGGCCGGAGAAGGCGATCGAGAGGACCTCGCCATGGGCTCGCTCGCCACGCAGGATGATGGCGGGATACTTCATCGTCAGCTTGGAGCCCAGGTTGCCGTCGACCCAGTCCACCCGCGCTCCCTCGTAGGCCACGGCCCGTTTGGTGACGAGGTTGAAGACGTTGCGTGACCAGTTCTGGATCGTGGTGTAGCGGATCGAGGCGTCCTTGAGCGCGATCAGTTCGACCACCGCCGAGTGCAACGAGTCCTTGCGGTAGATCGGCGCGGTGCAGCCCTCGATGTAGTGCACCGAGGAGCCCTCGTCGCAGATGATCAGCGTTCGCTCGAACTGTCCCACCGACTCGGTGTTGATGCGAAAGTAGGCTTGGAGAGGAATATCCACCTTGCGCCCCGGGGGGACGTAGACGAAGGAGCCTCCCGACCACACGGCGGTGTTGAGAGCCGAGAACTTGTTGTCGGTGGCGGGAATCACGCTGCCGAAGTACTTCTTGACGACCTCCGGGTAGCGCTTGAGGCCGTCGTCCATGGACATGAAGAGCACTCCTTGCTTTTCCAGCTCTTCCTGTACCGAGTGGTAGACCACCTCAGACTCGTACTGGGCGGTGACGCCGGAGAGGAACTTGCGTTCCGCTTCCGGAATGCCCAGGCGGTCGAAGGTTTCCTTGATCTCGTCGGGCACGTCGTCCCAGTCCGCCGCCTCGCTCTCACCGGGGCGCACGTAGTAGGTGATGTCGTCGAAGTCGATCTCGGCCAGCAGCTCGCAGTTGCCCCAGGTGGGCATCGGTCGCTGGACGAAGTGACGGTAGGCCTTGACCCGCGCCTCGGTCATCCAGGCCGGTTCTTCCTTGATGGCGGAGATCTGTCGCACCACGTCTTCGTCGAGCCCCTTGCGGGTGCGAAAGACCGAGGTGTCCGGCATGGAAAAGCCGTACTTCTCTTCGTAGTTGTCACCGATGTTCAGGTCTGGATGGGTGGTCATGACGAGGCCTCCTCGAGGCTGGTGGGTTCGAGCCAGTCGTAGCCCTGGTCTTCGAGCTGCAAGGCCAGCTCGGGACCTCCCGAGCGGACGATGCGGCCGTCGATCATCACGTGCACCACGTCGGGTTTGACGTAGCCGAGAATGCGCTGGTAGTGGGTGATCACCAGCGCCGCGTTGCCCGGCCCCAAGTGGCGATTGATGCCATCGGAGACGATGCGCAGGGCGTCGATGTCGAGGCCCGAGTCGGTCTCGTCGAGAATCGACAGCCGTGGGGCGAGCAACTCCAGCTGGAGCATTTCGAGGCGCTTCTTCTCGCCTCCGGAGAAGCCGTCGTTGACGTGGCGGCGGATGAAGTCGGAATCGATGCCGAGGCGCTCCATGGCCTGCTTGACCCGCTTGCGGAAGGTCTTGGGGTCGAAGCGCTCGCCTTCGACGGCCTTGAGGGCATGGCGCAGAAAGGAGGCCACCGTCACGCCTGGGATCGCCATCGGGTACTGGAAGCAGAGGAAGATGCCGGCGCGTGCCCGCTCCTCGGTGGACAGCGGAGTCAGATCCTCGCCGCGGTAGAGGATGCGGCCCCGGGTGATCACGTAGGCCGGGTGGCCCATGATGGCGTGGGAGAGGGTGCTCTTGCCGCTGCCGTTGCGACCCATCAGGGCGTGGCATTCCCCTTCGCGGAGAGTCAGGTCGATCCCCTTGAGAATCTCCTTGCCCTCGATGGCGACGTGGAGGTCCTCGACTTGGAGCAGGGGGCGTGGGTTGTCTGTCATGGCTGCTGGGCTCCGATCCGGCTCGTTGCCGGAAAAATGCTGTCGATCAGGAAGACGTGGCGGCCCGGTCGGAATCCGCCTCCGTCGAGAGTTCCAGGGCAGGATGTCGGTGGCTGAGCGCACGGACGACGTTGCGCATGGCCGACTCCTCGCGGAGAAGGTCGGCGATGGTGAGGGCCGAGAGGAAATCGTGGACCACTTGCTCGAGGCGGGCCCACATGGGGCGCAGGCTGCATTCGGCGTGGTGCACGCACCCCGCGCGGTCGCCCCGGTCCCCATGGCAGCGCTCGAGCTGGAAGAGTTCGCCGGCCACTCCTTCGAGGACCTCCGCCAGGGAGATCTGCTCGGCGGGGCGGGCGAGGAGGTAGCCGCCATCCTTGCCCCGCAGGCTGCGGGCCAGGCCCATGCTTCGCAGGCGGGCCATGACCTTGGCGGTGTTTTCCTCGCTCAGGCCTTCCAGCTCGGCGATGGCGCCGATGGTCAGCTTGCCCTCGGCACGGGCAAGCTGGCTCAGGCAACGGACGGCGTATTCCTCGAGTGTGCTGATCTTCATGGTACCTCGAAGGTTACTAATCTGGACTTTCTTGTCAAGTATAGATTGTAGCATTTCCCGGTAAGTCGCGCCGAGCCGCGGTGCGGGGGTGGGGTGGACGGTCGAGGAGGCGGGTTCAGCCCAGCAGCAGAGAGGGGGAGAGGTCGGCCAGCCGGCGCCGGCCCTGGGGCCGGACGAAATGAAGGAAGGCGGTCCAGGCGTAACACAGGCGCATGTGGAAGGGTGCCTTGCCGGGCAGGCGTTCGGGGTGATGGTGCAGTTCCGCCAGGCGCATGGAGGCGGCCAGGACCAGTCGCTCGAGGACTTCATCCCAGTCGCGGCCCTCCGCCCGCAGATGCAGTTCGAGGCAATAGCCCACCCAGCGGCCGCCCCGGCGGGGGCGATAGCCGCAGCAACGCAGCAGCCCGGGAAGCCGGTCGTCCGGTGACGGGGTGGAGGCGCAGCGGGAGTCGACCATGGGACAAGTGTACCGCGACCCTCTCCGCGGAGCGACGAGGTCGGGGCGACGTTGACTGCCGCGGGGCCTCGGGCCTAACCTGCGGGTCCACGGCGCCAGCCGGGCCACTGTACGGAAGGGGACGAGGTCGATGACGAGCGCGGGACCGCGGGTCCTGGTGACCAACGACGATGGGATTCATGCGGCCTCCCTCGAGTGCCTCGCCCGGGAGGCCGGACGCGTCCTGGGGCCGGTGACGGTGATCGCTCCCGACCGGGAGCGTTCGGGGGTCGCCCACGGTTTGACTATTCGTCAGCCCCTGCGGGCGATGCGTGTGGGCCCCGCCTCCTGGGCCGTGGAGGGCACTCCCACGGATTGCGTCAACCTGGCCTTCCTGGGTCTGCTCGACGCCCCGCCCCAGCTTGTCCTGTCGGGCATCAATGGAGGCTACAACCTGGGGGAAGATCTGACCTATTCGGGTACGGTGGCGGCGGCCATGGAAGGTCGACTGTTCGGTGTCCCCTCGGTGGCGGTTTCCTGCGCTTCCGGGGTGGGGCGGGAAGTGCTCGAGCGGGCCGCCGCGATCGCCTGCCGGCTGGCGAGGGCCATGCTCGAGATGGAGACCCCCGCCGACCTCTTCCTCAACGTCAACGTTCCCGCCGAGCCCCGGGGCTTGCGCATCACGCGCCAGGGGCGGCGTCGTTGCCGGCAGGGGCTGATTCGCCGGAAGGATCCGAAAGGGGAGGAGATCTTCTGGCTGACCCTGGCCGGGGCGCGCTGGGAAGACGACGAACGCGCCGATCACCACGCGGTGGCCGAGGGCCTGGTTTCGGTCACGCCTCTTCATGCGGACCTGACCTTCCGCGGGGCCTACGAATCACTCGTACCCTGGGAGAGCGAACGGGAGATTCTGGGATGAATCGGGTCGATCATCGCCGCTATGAGCGGGCACGCCGGGAAATGACCGAGCGGCTCGCGCGCCAGGGCATCGCCGATCCGCGGGTGCTGGCCGCCCTGGGGCGCGTGCCCCGGCACCTTTTCGTGGACCCCGCCCTGGCGGGCCAGGCCTACGAGGACGTGCGCCTGCCCCTGGGGCTGGGCCAGACCATCAGCCAGCCCTGGACGGTGGCCCGCCTGGCCGAACTGGTGCAGGCCCCCGAGGGAAGCCGGGTGCTGGAGATCGGGGCGGGGTCGGGCTACCAGGCGGCGGTCCTGGCCGAGATGGGGCTGATCGTCTTCACCGTCGAGCGCCATGCCGAACTGGCCCGGACAGCAGCGGCCCGGCTGCGGGAGCTCGGCTACCTGCGGGCGACGGTCAAGCACTTCGACGGAAGCTACGGCTGGGCCGCGATGGGCCCCTACAGGGCGGTGGTGGTCACGGCTGCCGCACCGGAAGTGCCCGACACCCTGCTGCGGCAGCTCGAGACCGGAGGCCGTCTGGTCCTGCCCCTGGCCCGGGACGGGGAAGACGAGCAACGCCTGGTGGTGGTGCGCAAGCTGCCCGGTGAGGCTTTCGAGCAGGAAGATCACGGCGCGGCTTCCTTCGTGCCGCTGATCGGCCGCTACGGTTACGGTCGCGACCCGAAGGGTTCCGCCGTCGGCCCTTCGGGCGGCGCCCCCGGTCGGGGTCCGGGCCCCGGTGCGCGTTGACAGGGCCCGTCGCGTCGGCTACCTTTCCGCGGCGCAGGGGCCTCTCCTCCCGGAAAAGCCCCCCGTCGGCGCCGTCCCGGGACGCCGCGGCAAGCGCTTGTAGGTTCAAGGTCGGGGTGTAGCGCAGCCTGGTAGCGCACTTGCTTCGGGAGCAAGGGGTCCCCGGTTCAAATCCGGGCACCCCGACCAGATCCATCCTCCAAATATCTCCCAAGTTGAGAGCCCGAATTCAGAGGTCGAGGTTTTGTCCCGCCGGTCGCCACCGGAGCGCCATTTCCTATGGGCCGGCATCTGCTCTTCGAGCGGCGGGAGCTGGAAGCCTCTCTCCAGCCTGCGCGATGGCGGCAGTAGCGGCGCGCGCCACTCGCGAGCCGGTTTGCCCTGGAGACAGGTTTTTTCCTCCGACGGCGGTCTCGCCGGCAGGGTTGCTGGCGCCGCTGTGGTTGACCGACGGGACGCACCTCCTGCTTCCGGCGCGGGTCGCCCCTGAGCGGTGACGGCTTCCGGCCACCGCCGCCCGACCCACAACCGTTGGGCCGAGGGGGCCACGCCGCAGCGTTGACAGCAGTGGGGGCCGGTGCTAGCTTCCGCGCACCGGAAGCACGGTCGAATCAGGGCCGTACGGGCCTGTGCCCGGCCCGCGAGTGGCGCGGCCGACTCCACTTGGGCCCCGGACGCGATTCCTGGTCCAGCGTTCCCCGGGGATGCCTGTGATGCAACGGTCCATCCTAATTGCCGATGACTCGAGTACGATCCGGGAAGTCGTGCGTCGCACCTTCGAGAACCGGGGCATCGAAGTCGTCTGCGCTGCTGATGGACGTGAGGCTCTGGCCACGGCCGAGCAGGCGCGGCCCGACCTGGCCCTGGTAGACGTGCTGATGCCCGAAGTCGACGGTTACGAGGTCAGCCGGCGCCTGGCCGGCGGCTCTCCGGGGGACAGGATTCCGGTGCTGCTCCTGACCGGCGCTTTTGAACCCTTTGACGAGGAGATGGCGGCGGAGTGCGGTGCCGTCGGCCACCTGGTCAAGCCTTTCGAGCCCCAAGCGCTGGTTGACCGAGTCGAAGCACTCCTCGGTGGCCTCCCGCCTCGTGACCGCGCGGTGGACCCGCTCGAATCCGAAGCCGGGCGACGAGATCGTGGGACGGCGGAGGGGGAAGAGAAAGAGCCTCTCGAGACAGCGCCCGACGGCGATGTCTTTGCCGCGCGGGAGCCCTGGTCGGTCACTCGGGCACCGCTGCCGGGGGAGGAGGGTTTCTCCCGCGACTTCGCGGCCGGAGGCCAGGGGCTGTCCCCTGCGCCGACCTCGGCCGCCGAGCCGGTCCTGCGCGCCGAGGCCCGCCGGGCCGTGGAAGAGCTGGCGCCGGAAATCATCCGGGAAGTGGCGTGGGAGATTCTCCCGGACCTGCTCGAGAGACTGATTCGGGAGATGGCTCCGGCTGCTCCCGCCCAGCACGAGGACAAGGACAAATGACCCTGGAGAAGGCTTTCTCTCCCGAGCGCTACGAGGCTCGGGTCGGGCGGATGTGGGAAGCAAGCGGGCTCTTCGCTGCCCATCCGGAGCAGGGCGGCCCCCGCTTTTCCCTCGTCATCCCCCCACCCAACGTGACCGGCTCGCTGCACATCGGCCATGCCCTCGACTACACCCTGCAGGACATCATCGTGCGCTGGCATCGCATGCTGGGCGAGGACGCCGTCTGGGTACCGGGCTGTGATCACGCCGGGATCGCCACCCAGATGGTGGTGGAGCGCGAGCTGGCCAAGGAGGGGCGCGACCGACACGAGATCGGACGCGAGGCCTTCGTCGAGGAGGTCTGGAAATGGAAGGAGCAGTACCGGGAGCGCATCATGGGTACGCTGCGCCGCCTCGGCTGCTCATGCGACTGGTCCAGGGAACGTTTCACCCTGGATCCCGGTTTTTCAAAGGCAGTGCGTGAGACCTTCGTACGGCTTCACGAGGAGGGCTTGATCTATCGGGGGACGCGGCTGATCAACTGGTCGCCGGCCTTACGGACGTCCCTCTCGGATCTCGAGGTGGATCGCGATGAGCCCGAGAAGGGCGAGATGTGGTCGTTCGCCTACCCGATCGAGGGTGGAGGCGAGATCGTCGTGGCGACCACTCGGCCGGAGACGATGTTGGGTGATACCGCTGTTGCGGTGCACCCGGACGACGAGCGC
Above is a window of Acidobacteriota bacterium DNA encoding:
- the surE gene encoding 5'/3'-nucleotidase SurE; amino-acid sequence: MTSAGPRVLVTNDDGIHAASLECLAREAGRVLGPVTVIAPDRERSGVAHGLTIRQPLRAMRVGPASWAVEGTPTDCVNLAFLGLLDAPPQLVLSGINGGYNLGEDLTYSGTVAAAMEGRLFGVPSVAVSCASGVGREVLERAAAIACRLARAMLEMETPADLFLNVNVPAEPRGLRITRQGRRRCRQGLIRRKDPKGEEIFWLTLAGARWEDDERADHHAVAEGLVSVTPLHADLTFRGAYESLVPWESEREILG
- a CDS encoding protein-L-isoaspartate(D-aspartate) O-methyltransferase gives rise to the protein MNRVDHRRYERARREMTERLARQGIADPRVLAALGRVPRHLFVDPALAGQAYEDVRLPLGLGQTISQPWTVARLAELVQAPEGSRVLEIGAGSGYQAAVLAEMGLIVFTVERHAELARTAAARLRELGYLRATVKHFDGSYGWAAMGPYRAVVVTAAAPEVPDTLLRQLETGGRLVLPLARDGEDEQRLVVVRKLPGEAFEQEDHGAASFVPLIGRYGYGRDPKGSAVGPSGGAPGRGPGPGAR
- a CDS encoding MerR family transcriptional regulator, translating into MSQGSVSNGNQALRPRDVCQQLGIQPYVLKFWEGEFPQLGRRLGAKRLYGAEELKILSEIQRLVEGERLNLGQAREELARAFPSDEAPEPGPAPPPAAAPPSGGESVLNEAKEKIRRLEEQVAALEVQLAEKDAEVESLRHRHQQAAKAAAEVERERDTMAQRVDRLEAAAGRLESHSRQLEEELEAARADNARLDAALASQREAGADQHRRMLDRLRLAHEEIQALGQALDEVYRALTPSSSE
- a CDS encoding metal-sulfur cluster assembly factor; amino-acid sequence: MALDKQKVIEAIRPVQDPEVGFSIVDMGLIYDVEVPPDSGSVKVAMTLTSPMCPLGPQIIAATKAAVESLDEVESATVDLVWDPPWDPAEMASDEVKDRLGIW
- the sufB gene encoding Fe-S cluster assembly protein SufB, translated to MTTHPDLNIGDNYEEKYGFSMPDTSVFRTRKGLDEDVVRQISAIKEEPAWMTEARVKAYRHFVQRPMPTWGNCELLAEIDFDDITYYVRPGESEAADWDDVPDEIKETFDRLGIPEAERKFLSGVTAQYESEVVYHSVQEELEKQGVLFMSMDDGLKRYPEVVKKYFGSVIPATDNKFSALNTAVWSGGSFVYVPPGRKVDIPLQAYFRINTESVGQFERTLIICDEGSSVHYIEGCTAPIYRKDSLHSAVVELIALKDASIRYTTIQNWSRNVFNLVTKRAVAYEGARVDWVDGNLGSKLTMKYPAIILRGERAHGEVLSIAFSGRDQNQDAGAKMIHAAPNTTSRITSKSISKDGGRGSYRGLVKVNPGATGCRINVQCDALILDPHSRSDTYPTMEVAEESVNVEHEATVSRVGEDQLYYLMSRGLSQEQATMMIVNGFIEPFTRELPMEYAVELNRLIELEMEGSVG
- the sufC gene encoding Fe-S cluster assembly ATPase SufC yields the protein MTDNPRPLLQVEDLHVAIEGKEILKGIDLTLREGECHALMGRNGSGKSTLSHAIMGHPAYVITRGRILYRGEDLTPLSTEERARAGIFLCFQYPMAIPGVTVASFLRHALKAVEGERFDPKTFRKRVKQAMERLGIDSDFIRRHVNDGFSGGEKKRLEMLQLELLAPRLSILDETDSGLDIDALRIVSDGINRHLGPGNAALVITHYQRILGYVKPDVVHVMIDGRIVRSGGPELALQLEDQGYDWLEPTSLEEASS
- a CDS encoding cysteine desulfurase; this translates as MSAGVSPAERDPRLDAHGRLNVEAIRRDFPILDRRIHGKPLVYLDSAATSQKPQVVIDTLVDYYERLNANVHRGAHTLAEEATEAYENARAVVARMVGADASQVVWTRSTTESLNLLAYAWARRHLRAGDVVLLTEMEHHSNIVPWQILAREVGARLLYVPFEPSGQLCQESFRSLLTEKIRVFSLVHASNVLGTVNPVREMIAQVRQAAPEALCVVDGAQSVPHMPVNFHDLGCDFLAFSGHKLYGPMGVGALVGRRERLEAMEPFHGGGEMIETVTFDKTTFAAPPHRFEAGTPNVAGALGLAAAAEYLMSLGMERVRRHSVELTDYALDRLRELGGVTVYGPFRGDLKSGLVTFVDRDVHAQDLAAFLDSRGIAIRAGHHCAQPLHQRLGIAASARASFGVYNTREEVDTLIEGIIRARKLFGKRS
- a CDS encoding Rrf2 family transcriptional regulator; protein product: MKISTLEEYAVRCLSQLARAEGKLTIGAIAELEGLSEENTAKVMARLRSMGLARSLRGKDGGYLLARPAEQISLAEVLEGVAGELFQLERCHGDRGDRAGCVHHAECSLRPMWARLEQVVHDFLSALTIADLLREESAMRNVVRALSHRHPALELSTEADSDRAATSS
- a CDS encoding SUF system NifU family Fe-S cluster assembly protein produces the protein MRENSSANAPEYDPDTWQEILLDHFRDPRGARPLERPTCRRESRNPLCGDRLSLELELADGCIRAVSARTRGCSLSVASASMLAERLAGIEVEAARRLSRAVQAYLTATDDDQETEVELGELEALGGVRRLAARRPCTLLPWQCLDALLDDCAPDPEGSLHRSGD
- a CDS encoding response regulator, with the translated sequence MQRSILIADDSSTIREVVRRTFENRGIEVVCAADGREALATAEQARPDLALVDVLMPEVDGYEVSRRLAGGSPGDRIPVLLLTGAFEPFDEEMAAECGAVGHLVKPFEPQALVDRVEALLGGLPPRDRAVDPLESEAGRRDRGTAEGEEKEPLETAPDGDVFAAREPWSVTRAPLPGEEGFSRDFAAGGQGLSPAPTSAAEPVLRAEARRAVEELAPEIIREVAWEILPDLLERLIREMAPAAPAQHEDKDK
- the sufD gene encoding Fe-S cluster assembly protein SufD — protein: MNEITQQEMERQAFETISAGEPEWLRRVREQAWQLRAQLELPPRSQHRWRYTNPRRLLFPAGTPLRPTAARSEHPPAHGEGLVVMDLATAARELPELLQRHLGHVLPADDSLFAALHAALWSGGLLVRVPAGTHPTQTLRTHTDLSGAEGVLLPRTLIVVERGATLTLVDEVSSPAPIEAGAMLHRSVEIVLEDGAGLNYVSIQDAPAGSVLHTTTAVHLAAGARLDYVFGSFGGGVVKADLRAELLGRGAESNVFGLVYGRGRQRFDHHTVQRLHAPDCRSGMDVRAVLADEARSAATGLLWIGEQGERAEAWQENRNLLLSERARAVSLPELEIMTDDVQAKHGATVGPVDETMLYYLASRGLPREEAIRLVVTGFFEPLIEKVPVENCRQALRQLVRRQLEG